The Haloprofundus salinisoli region GGCGACCAGTCCGAGGACGACCGGGTCGTGTTCACCGCAGACGACATCACCGAGCAGAAAGAACGCGAACGGCAGCTCCGCCGCGAGTCCAAACAAACCGAGAAGCTGTTGCGGACGGCCCCGATTGCGATCGCAGTCCAGAACGCCGAGGGCGAGATGGTCCTGGCGAACCAGCGGGCCCAAGAGGCGCTTGGACTCTCCGAACAGGAGATCATCGAGGAACCCGACGACGTCGACGACTGGGAAGTGTACGACGCATTTGGCGATCAAACTGCTCCTCACGAAACGCCGTCTTCTCGCGTCCTAACGACCGGCGAGGCGGTGCTTGACGAAGAGCTCGTCATCGACCCTCCAAGCGGCGAGCAGATGCAGTTCCGTATCAACGCTGCTCCTCTTTTCGGTCCCGATGGGACGGTGGAGCGCGTCATCACTGCCGGCGAAGATATCACCGAACTCAAACGGCGCGAACGGCAACTCGAACAACGGAAGAGCGAACTCGAAACCGAGTTGAGCGGTATCCTCGGCCGAATTTCCGACGCGTTCTACGCGCTCGACGAGGAGTGGCAGTTCACACATATCAACGACCGGGCTGTCGAGATTTTCCAACAGCCCGAGGACGAGTTACTCGGGCGGTCTATCTGGGAGGTGTTTCCCGAGGAAACTGAGGGGACAATCTGGGAGAACTTCCACACCGCAATGGATACGCAGGAGACGGTCAGCTTCGAGTTATACGTCGAGGAAATCGACAGTTGGCTGGAGTTTAACGTCTACCCCTCTGAAACGGGTCTGTCGATCTACTTCCGCGACATCACCGACCGGAAGGCCAACGAGCAAGAGCTGGCCATGTACGAGACGATTATCGAGACGATCCACGAGGCTATCTACGTGCTTGATGACGACCTGCAGTTCACGATGGTCAACGAGGCGTTCACGGAACTGACCGGGTACGCTCGCGATGAACTGCTCGGCGAACACGCCTCTCTCGTCGTCGATGAAGAGACGATCGAACGGGGAACGGGGTTACGTGGAGAACTGGCCGACGGGAAGGAGGTCAGTCCGACGCTGGAGATCGCCATCGAAACGGTGAACGATAACCGTATCCCCGTGGAGGGGTCCTTTACGCCACTCCTCTACAGCGATGGAGAGCACAAACGAATCGGGGTACTGCGAGACATCACCGAACGCAAGGAGAGCCGGCGCAAGCTCGAGGAGAGCGAACGCCGGTACAGAACGCTTGTCGAGCATTTCCCGAACGGTGCAGTCGCGTTGTTCGACGAGGACCTGTGTTACACTACCGCCGGCGGCGAACTCATGAATGTAATGGGTACCGCTCTGGAGGACCGAATCGGAACCAGCATCCACGACCTCTATCCGGACGAACTCCTCGAGGAGATCGAACCGTACTTCCACGCCGCGCTGGAGGGCGACGAACACTCGTTCGAGGCCGAGTATCTCGGCCGACATCTGCTCGCCTACACCCTTCCCATCCAAAACGCCGACGACGAGGTTTACGCGGGCATGCTCGTCGTTCAGGACATCACTGAGTTCAAGGAAACCCAACGACGGCTCGAAGCGTCGAACGAGCGCCTCGAACAGTTCGCCTACGCCGCCTCTCACGACCTGCAAGAACCGCTTCGGATGATTTCGAGCTATCTCCAACTGGTCGAGCAACGGTACGCCGACGTCCTCGACGAGGACGGTGAGGAGTTCCTCGAATTCGCCGTCGACGGTGCCAAGCGGATGCGCGATATGATCGATGCGCTCCTCACGTACTCCCGGATAGAGACCCAGGGCGACCCCTTCGAGCCGGTCGATCTCGACACAGTACTCGAAGACGTGCGTGAAAACCTCCAGATGCGGATTGGGGAGACTGAAACCACCATCAGGACGGAACCACTGCCAAACGTCCAGGGCGATGCCACACAACTGCGACAAGTATTCCAGAACTTGATCTCGAATGCGATCGAGTACGCCGGCGACGAACCGCCGCAGGTCCACATTTCGGCCGAGCGAACCGGTCACGGGTGGGTGGTCTCGGTCCGCGATGAAGGGATCGGCATCGATCCCGACGATGCCCATCGTATCTTCGAGGTGTTTCAGAGCCTTCACGGTCGTGCGGACCACTCCGGCACCGGCATCGGCCTCGCACTTTGCAAGCGGATCGTCGAACGTCATGGTGGTGAGATTTGGGTTGAGTCTGAACCCGAGGAGGGCGCGACGTTCTCGTTCACACTGCCTGTGGGGGGTGAGTGCAATGAGTGAGCAGGACTGCACCAAGGAACCAGCGGACATTCTCCTTGTCGAGGACAATCCCGGTGACGTCCGCCTCACAGAGGAAGCATTCAACGAGTGCCGCATTACCAACACGCTCCACGTGGTCGGAGATGGCATCGAGGCACTGGACTTCCTTTATCAACGCGGCGATCACGCCGATGCGCCACGCCCGGATCTCATCCTCCTCGATCTCAACCTCCCACGAAAGAACGGTGACGAGGTGCTCGAGGAGATCGCCGAGAATCGAGAGCTCTCGCGTATCCCCGTGCTCGTGCTGACGAGTTCGAAATCAGAAGCGGACATCGTCAGGTCGTATGATCTGCACGCGAACGCATACCTCACGAAACCGGTCAATCCCGAAGTGTTCGTAGAGATGGTTCGAACGTTCGAACAGTTCTGGTTCTCGATCGTTCAACTGCCGCCGAAGGAAAGAGGATAACACGCACCGATGAACTCGTTGGCGTTCGATCACGGGCATTCCCGCTGATGCTACCCCATTGAAATACTCGCTAGGGGTAGGTGCCGTTCAGAGGGACATGGAGTCACGATACCAGCCGGGGTCGTGATCCGTGAGGTCGATGAGGTCCGACCGACACGCTGGGCAATAGTCAGGGGTGACTGATTCGCCTCGGGGGACGTACACCGCGCCGCCGCACTTCACGCACGCATCCGTGGCGATGGTCGCGCAGTCCGCGCAGACGTTAAAATCGTCAACTGTGAGGTCGCGCAGGGGTTCTAGTTGTTTATCCAGAATATACTCGTCGATAACAGCCTGACAGTTGTGGCACGGTTTCATGACGATGCCTATAGCCCCATGTGACCACCACGTAAATACATGTCTCCAAGAATGATCCGACTCGCTATGGTCCGGCTATCTCCTGTAGATATCGCCCGTTCTCCCAGCAGTTCCGATTTCTTTCGGCGAGGCCCCGAATCTCGGGCGATACCCCTCGTAAATCGGCCGACCCCTACGTCTGCGTCTCGATCACGACGTGGTCGTGGTACCTTGACCCTCGGAAGGGTTATCCCTCACCCTATTCTACGTTTGTTTGTAATGGCAAACGGTAAGGTTGATTTCTTCAACGACACAGGCGGCTACGGTTTCATTTCGACTGACGACGGCGACCTCGACGACGACGAAGACGTCTTCTTCCACATGGAGGATGTCGGCGGCGAAGACCTCACGGAAGGTACTGAGGTCGAGTTCGACATCGAGTCCTCTCCGAAAGGGCCTCGCGCGGCGAACGTCGTCAGGACGTAATACCGAGATACACTCGTCGCTCACAGCGGCGAACAACGACCTCGATTTTTCAGACGGTTACACGTCCGAGCTGACGCTATCTGTGGACTCTCTACTGAGTGAACTGTCTTGTGCTGAGTATGTGCGTTGTATCCAGCACGGCTCCCTGAAACCTATCAGCGCTTGGGCTGTCTAACCGAGTCAAACAATTTCAAGGAGTAATCTGGGCTAAGAATTGTTCCGACAATCGACGCTGAAAGTGCACTCTGCAACCGATGGAACCTGATTATCGAACCGGTGTTTTTACTATCGGATAAACGACGCGTAAGGTAGAAGCCCCAAATCGACTGTTTTCGGGGTGAACCTGGGATACCGAACACTGGACGCTTTGCGCTAAGGCGCAATCGTCCGCTCTGCCATCCCGCCAGCGTTCCGACTACCGTTGGGCACCCTCAATCCTGTCTGTCCTCAGTTACGGACGACCGTCGGTTCACCGTCTTCGACGACCCGAAGTCCGAGTTCCGCGACGAACTTGGCGGTGTGTTTCGGCACGATGCGCCCCGCCTCGCGTCGGGCGTGCAGCATCGGCAACACCGTCAGGAGGTCCTCGCCCGTCTCGACGGTCGGTTGCATCGGGACGAAGTCCACGTCGAGCCCCGCGTCGTGGCCGTGGGCGGCGAGCGTCTCTATCTCGGGGTGGGTGAACGACTCCGTGAAGTCGATGGGCTCCGAGAACGCCGCGTAGTAACACCGTCCGCTCATCGAGGGGCCGAGAACGACGGGTGCAGAGCGGAGTTTCATCGCCGCCGAATCGACGAGCGTGCGCGTCAGAAACGGCGCGTTCCCGCGCACGACGGCGACGGACTGCTCGCCTTCGGTGCCGAGGAGATGCGAGACGGTGTTGCCCGCGCGGGCGTCGAACGTCGAGCCGACCTGCTTTTCGACGCGAACGTCCGAGAGGTCGCCGAGCGTGTCGGCGGCGAGTGCGCGCACCGCTGCGGCCGCCGGTTCGTCGGTGACGAACTCGTCGGGGAGCAGGTCGTCGGGTCGATAGTTGACGAGCAGTTCGCCGCCCGAGCGGACGGCGGCGAGAAACGCGTCTTTCAGCATCGCGGCGTAGAACTCTGCGGCCTCGGCTTCGGTGAGCGGACTCGTCTCGGCGAGGTCCGAAAGCACGAGACCGGGTCGCGGCGGGTCGGCGAACACGGCGACGACAGTCATACTCAGTGCTCGTCGCGGCGGCGTCTTGAACCCGCTGGTGTCCGTCGCCGAAGGCGTCGCGTCCGTCGGCGTCGAGTGGCGTCAGTAGTCGGCGTCGAATCGAGAGAAGAGTCCGTCGCTGCGCGCGCCCATCGCAGCGCGGCTCGTTATCGCTGTTGAGGGAGCTCGTAGACGTTGACCTCGCCGGTGCTGAAGACGACGACTTCGTACTCGTCGTAGGTGAATCCGACGTAGCGCATCGGCGTCGCCTCGGGTGCCGCGTTGCTGGACAACACCGCCTCCGCGAATCCGAGGTCGATGACGTTACCGATCGGCGGCTGCAGCTGGAGCGGTTCGGTGTTCTTTGCTCGTGCGAGCGCCTTTGCGACGGCGAAGGTCAACGTATCCGGATCGTCCGGGTCGTACGTTGCGCTCGCGACTTCTGTACGACGTGCGGTGACGAACTCGTCCACCGACGCGGTCGACTCTGAGAAATCGGAATCGGTCGAACGCTCGGTGCTCGACGCCCGATTCGGCTCCTTCGTTGAATCTCTCTTCGAGTTGCCCGGTCTATCCATATCCGTCAGTTGTGCCGGTTCACCGATTTAAATGCTTTATGGATTATTTCCGAATAGCAATGGTAGCAATTTTACTAGTGAACGTTGTTCGATGAACAGAGACCAATCGTTCGTTGATACTGATACGACTATATCAAAATGTATGAGTGACAGGAAATGCTCTTTGTTCTCACTCCCGATGCGTACCGTATGGAACTCCTCGGACAGTTCACGCGACTCGTCATCGTCGGTGTCGCCGCCGTCGGTCTCGGTGCGATGCTGACGTTCCTCGCAACCGGGCTCACCGCCGAGACAGTCGTCGCCGGGATTCTCGTCGCAGCTTTCGTCGCCGCGGCGGTTCGGTTCGCGGTCCGGCGCGCGGTGAGAACGGAGACGCCCTACTGGTAGTCTCGCACGAGGCTCCCGAAGCGAGTGAGCAGATCGGGCGCTCGATTATCGGCCGCGCCGACCCTTCGTCTGCCGGTAGTCGCGGCCGAAGACGTTCTCCGTGACGTGCTCGACGAACGCCTCGGTCTGCTCGTCGGTCTGTCTGTCGAGTTCGACCATCGGGACGAGTTCGAAGCCGCGGCCGCGAATCGTCGTCGCGTGTTCCGCCTCGACGTCGAAGCTCTCGACGCGGCGGGTGGTGTAGTCGAACGCGAGCGCTTCGAGCGCCCGCTGACCGACGGGGACGATGATCTGCGGGTTGATCATCCGAACCTCGGCGTTGAGATACGGTTCGCACGTCTCTATCTCCACGTCCGTCGGTTCGCGCTCGGGGTGGCGACAGCGCGTCAGATTCGTCAGGAAGACGTTCTGGAGGTCGGGTTCGGTCGACTCCGGCGACGACCGAGAAAAGCCGAGTTCGCCGAGGATGTACTGGAGCCGCTCGCCCGCCGCGTCGCCGACGAACGGCACCCCCGCCTCGTCGGCCCCCGCGCTCGGCATCTCGCCGACGAAGAGAAACTCCGCGCCCACGTCGCCGTAGCCGTGGACGAGACTCTCGCGCGTCTCGCAGAGCGCCGGACAGTTCGTGCAGTTTTCGTCCATGCTGAAGGGGTTCTCCAGCGTGTGCTGATGGGCGTCCACGGCAGAGGTTGGAGGAGGGACGGTAAAACGGTGCGGAAGCGAGGAGGGAGTAGCGGCGCCGGCGCTGTCGGCCCGGCGCTCGGCGACTACCGCCGCAGCCCGCCCTGCTCTTTGATGTTCATGATGTGGCGGACGTTCAGGTAGATCTCCTCCGGCGAGGTGTCGCCGTCGGGGTCGTAGAGGTCGCTCACGCGGTAGAGGACCGCCGAGAGCTGTCTGCTCTCGGAGCTCTCACCGTAGACGTCCTCCGCTATCTTACGGAGCGCTCGGACGCGCTCGTCGTCCGCCGGAAACTCCGCGTCGGAGTCGGAGGCCATCTGCCAGTCCGGCTCGTCGTCTTCGGCGTCCTCGGCGGGAACCGGCTCCTCGCTCATCGCTGCGACCGGAGCTTCATCCGGTTGACGACGCCGACGTTGTTGGCGACGTTCTCGGTCAGCACGCGGAACGCGTCGGCCGTCTCGTCGTCCTCCTCCAGCACGATGGGTTCGCCGCCGTCGCCGCCCGTTCGGACCTCCGGGTCGAGCGGAATCCCGCCGAGGTACGGCAGGTCCGTCTCCTCGGCGAGCGCCTTCCCGCCGCCGGAGCCGAAGATGTCGTGGCTACTGCCGCAGTCGGGACAGACGAAACTCGACATGTTCTCGACGACGCCGAGGACGTTCGTGTCGTGGGTGCCGAACATCCGCAGTCCTTTGCGGGCGTCGTCGAGTGCGACTTCCTGCGGCGTCGTGACGATGACCGCGCCCGTCAGCGGGAGCGTCTGCAAGATGGTCAGTTGCGTGTCGCCCGTTCCAGGCGGTAAGTCGAGCACGAGGTAGTCGAGTTCGCCCCACTCCACGTCCTCGACCAACTGCGTCAGAATCTTGTGGACCATCGGGCCGCGCCAGATGACGGGGTCGTCCTCGCCGACGAGAAACGCCATCGACATCAGTTTCATCCCGTACTTCTGGGGCGGGACGATGGTCTCCTCCGCCGTCGCCTGCGGGTGTTCGTCGGCGGCGACCATCCGCGGGACGTTCGGACCGTACACGTCGGCGTCGAACAGGCCGACGCGCGCGCCGAGTTGCGACAGCCCGGCCGCGAGGTTGACTGCGACGGTCGATTTGCCGACCCCGCCCTTGCCGGAGGCGACGGCGATGACGTTCTTCACGCCGGGAAGCACCTGTTCGCTCTCTGAGAGCGACGACGGCGTCTTCGCCGAGAGCTCGGCTTCGAGCCCCGCTTCCGAGAGCACGTCCCGGACGCGGGTGGCGATGTGCGTCTCGTTCGGGGCGTACGGTGCACCGAGCGCGAGCGATACGCGCGCGACGCCCTCGTCGACTTCGACGGCGTTGACCAACCCGAGCGAGACGATATCCTCGCCGAGGTCGGGGTCTTCGACCCCCCGAAGGAGATCTCGTACGTCGGCTTCGTTCATGCCCTCACGGTGGGGCCGTCGCTCGAATAAGGGTTATGTAAGCGGTGCCGCGCTGCGGCGGTCGAGAAACCGCCATCACCCTACCGAGGACTCCATCACACCGCGGGCTACTAATACTCACTCTACGTCACGGAGAACCATGCGATTCACCCTCACTGACGAGCAGCGAGCACTCAGAGCCGACGCCCGAGAGTTCGCGGAGGCGAACATCGTTCCGCAGGCCGCCGACCTCGACCGGGACGAAGCGTCTCCCGACTCGATTCTCGCCGGCCTCGGCGAGCGTGGGTACGCGGGACTGACCGTCCCCGAAGCGTACGGCGGCCGCGGCGAGGGGATGGTCGAACTCGCGCTCGTCACCGAAGAGCTGTCGGCCGGACTGATGGCCGTCGCGAGCGCGCTCGCGCTCCACCTCGGTGTCGCCGAGATCGTCGAGCGGTTCGGCACCGACGCGCAGAGAGAACACGTCCTCCCGGAGATGGCGAGCTACGACCGCGTGGGCGCACTCGGCCTCAGCGAGGAGAACGCCGGCAGCGACAAGCGAGGAATCGAGACGACGGCGACGCGAGAGGGCGACGAGTGGGTGCTCGACGGCCACAAGCGCTGGGTGACGAACTACGACGACGCCGACGTCGTGCTGACCTACGCGCGGACTGGTCCCACCGAGGACGCTCCCCGGAACGTCACCGCCTTTCTCGTCCCCGCCGACGAGTTCGAGGTCGACACCGTCTGGGAGACCCTCGGTGCAAAGAGCGTGAAATCGCCGAAGGTGACGCTCTCGAACGTCCGGGTGTCCGACGACTGGCGGATCGGCGAGGTGGACGCGGCGCTCGTCGAACGCGGGAGCGCGACCACCGGCATCAACGTCCCGGCGCGCGCCGTCGGTCTCGCCCGCGCCGCGCTCGAAGACACCGTCGTCTACACGAGCGGGCGCGAGCAGTACGGCGGGCGAATCGGCGACTACCAGGGCGTCCGCTGGCGCGTCGCCGAGATGGCTCGCCGCGTCGACACCGCGAGACTGCTCACGCTCCGGGCGGCCGACTACGCCGACCGCGGCCGCGACGCGGCCCGCGAGTCCGCCATGGCGAAAGTGTACGCGACAGAGGCCGCCGTCGACGTGACGAACGACGCGCTTCAACTCCACGGCGGTGTCGGCTACACGACCGAACGCTCGGTCGAACGCTATCTGCGCGACGCGCGCCTCTTGACCATCGCCGGCGGCCCGAACGAGGGTCACCGCGACAGCGTCGCCGACGCGGTTTACGAGCGCGGCGCGTGATGCGGAACCCGTCCAAAAGGCGTCGGGTCGTCGCTCGGTGACGGCGACCACCGGACGCGCTCGGCGAGCCGCTCGTAACCGGATTCGGTTACCTCATCCCGGAACGCCCCCGCTCATTTAAGAACATCCACACGAACTCTCACGACATATGCTCACGGACGACTTCGGCAGGGACGTCACCGGCGTCCGCATCTCGCTCACGGACCGGTGCAACTTCGACTGCGTCTACTGTCACAACGAAGGGTTAGGCGACACCCGCGGGCCGATGGACCCGCAGGACGACGAGATGAGCGCCGACGACGTCGTTCGCTTCCTCGAAGTCGTCGAGGAGTTCGGCGTCCGGAAGGTGAAGTTCACCGGCGGCGAACCGATGCTCCGACAGGACCTCGAAGAGATTATCGAGCGCACGCCCGACTCGATGGAGACGTCGCTGACGACGAACGGGACGTTCCTCCCCGGCCGCGCGGAGGACCTGAAGGCGGCCGGTCTCGAACGGGTGAACGTCTCGCAGGACGCGCTCGACCCGCAGGCGTTCGCCGACATCACGAAGTCCGGCGCGTACGACCGCGTGATGGAGGGCGTTCGAGCGGCCCTGGACGCCGGCCTCGACCCGGTGAAACTGAACATGGTCGTGTTCGAGCACACCGCGGGCTACGTCGAGGGGATGGTCGACCACGTCGCCGAGAACGACGGCCTCCAGCTCCAGCTCATCGAGTACATGCCCGAACTGACGGGCAAACCCGAGTGGAGCATCGACATCCAGCGCGTCCACGACTGGCTCGCAGACATCGCCGACCGAATCGAACACCGCGAGATGCACGACAGAAAACGCTACTTCGTCGGGGAGGGGATGGTCGAAATCGTCGACCCCGTCGGCAACGAGAACTTCTGCGCGAACTGCCACCGCGTGCGCGTCACCCACGAGGGCTACCTGAAGGGCTGTCTCAACCGCAACGACGACCTGCGGCCGATGGGCGACATGACCAGAGACGAGATTCGAGAGACGTTCCGAGAAACCGTCGAGAGTCGGGTTCCGTACTACGGCGAGTATCTCGTCCGCGACGAGACCGACGAGTGGGTTCTCAACGAGAAGTATCTGCCCGCCTGAGTCGACGTCCGCCGACGTCGCGGCGCTTGTGCGACACTGCGCGGAGACCGACGAGCGAATCGGCGAGATGCCGATGGTGAGTCACTGAGACTCGACGAGCGTCTGCAACGACTCCTCGGGCACCGCGCCCTGGGCCGTCCGCCCCTGGTAGAGAAACGAAGGGATGCCGGTCACGTTCTCGCGTTCGGACTCTTCGAGCGCTTCGTCGAGGCGTCGTCGGTGCGCCGAGTTGGCGAGCGCCGACCGGACCGACGCCGGGTCGATGCCGGCCGCTCCGGCGATGTCGACGAGCGTTTCCTCGTCGCTGATATCCTCGCTGTCCCGCCACAACGCGGAAAACAACCATCGGTGGACGGTCTCGAAGCGGTCGGGGTGCTCGTCCCGAACGTACAGAGCCAACTGTTGGGCTTTCTTCGAGTCGACGGCCCGATACCTCGGCGAGGGGAGGTTCATCTCGACGCCGTACCGCCCCGCCAACTCCTCGACGGCCGACCACGACGCTCCGAGCGACTCCTCGACGTCGATCTCTCGACCGATGGTCCCGTCGGAGTCACGGTACGGTTCGCGGAGGTCGAACGGTCGCCACTCGACCGGAAGCGACGGAAGTCCTCTGTTCTCGCGGCCGGCCAGATAGTGAGACAGGACCTCGGTTCCGAGATAACTGAACGGACAGACGTAGTCGGCGTACACGACTAGCGAATCGTTCGTCTGGCAGTTAGTCGGGGGATCTGCGCCGTTTTCGTTCCCCTCGCTATCTCGCATATTTTCCCAAAGGAACTACCCTCGTAAGTAGTCACGCCCCAATCAGTGCCGGAGCGGGACGGCATCCCTTGGTCCCTGCGGGCAAACGTACGTGTAAAACACCGCGCGTAGGTGCGGGGATATCAACTGATTGCGTCGGTTCGGTCGAAAGATGGGTGTGTGACTGTCTCCGACGCTATAGGCCTCATAGACTCCCGATATGTTCACAGCGGTCGGGCGTCCGAACGCCCGATCGGGGGCGTTCGTCACCGAGGCGGGTCTCTCTATCACGAAGCCGCGACCAGGACGGCGGGGGCGAGTAGGCGACAGGGTAATGAGGTGAGCGAGGGGTTGGAGTAAGCATCGTCCACCCAGACACGCCGCAACAGCGGCGAGCGGGCGGTTCGCACCGCCGACGAACTTGTCGCCCGGTGGCGACGCCCGCGCAGGCGCGCGAGATTTTGGGTCTCTGAGCGGCCGGTTTCGGGGACCACCGCGAACGCCGCGTTCGCGCGACGCGGTATGTCATCGGAACCCACGTTCCCGGACCTTTCGTGACGTTTAAGTACCGTCCACGGATTACTCCGAATGTAGTCACTGTAGGGGCACGGCGTCCCGAGTCCAGACGGGCGACGATACGACAGACACAGGGTTGCGGTAGCCAAGTGGCCCAAGGCGCTGGGTTGCTAACTCAGTGGCGTCATGCCTCCGGGGTTCGAATCCCCGCCGCAACGCTCACCCACTTTCCACCATGAGTGCAGAAGAACCACAGGACGGCTCGACCGAAGAGGAGGAGGAGAACCTCCGATACTTCGTCCGCATCGGGCAGACGGACCTCGACGGGACGAAGACGGTCGAGCGGAGCCTGACAGAGATGAACGGTATCGGCAAGCGCACCGCGCGCATCGTCGCCGAGACCGCGGGTGTCGACCGAACCGCGACGTTCGGTCGCCTCGACGAGGAGGACATCGACGCCGTCGTTTCGGCCGTCGAGAACCTCGCCGACGAGGTCCCCCCGTGGCTCACTAACCGGCAGAACGATTTCTACACCGGTGAGACGACGCACCGAATCGGTAACGACCTGCAACAGAAACGCCGCCACGACATCAACCGGATGCAGATGATAAACTCCTACAAGGGCATCCGGCACCAGCGCGGCCAGAAGGTCCGCGGCCAGCGGACGAAGTCCACCGGCCGCACCGAGGGAACCATCGGCGTCAACGTCGAAGCTATCCGCGAGGAAGCGGAAGCAGACGAGGGCGGTGACGAAGAATGAGTACCGGCAAAAACACCAAGTCCTACGAGACGCCGAACCACCCGTACCAGGGCGAACGCATCGCCCGCGAGGGCGACCTGCTCGGCCGCTACGGGCTGAAGAACAAAGAAGAGCTGTGGCGCGCGCAGTCGGAACTGCGCTCGTTCCGCCGCGAGGCGCGACGCCTCCTCGGCAACGCGCAGGGAGACATCGACGAAGCCGGCCGCGAGGGCGCGGAGTTCCTCAACCGCCTGCGCCGACTCGGCATCCTGAACGACTCCGACGACATCAGCGAGATTCTCTCGCTCGACGTCACCGACCTGCTCGAACGCCGTCTCCAGACGGTCGCCTACCGCAAAGGCCTCGGCAACACGCCGAAGCAGGCGCGGCAGTTCATCACCCACGGCCACGTCACCGTCGAGGGCGCACGGATCACCGTCCCCTCGAAGAAGGTCGAGGTCGACGAGGAGTCCACCGTGAGCTTCGAGGAGAACTCGCCGCTTGCGGACGAACTACATCCTGAGCGCGCGGAGGGTCAAGAATGAGCGAAACCAGTGAAGAGACGTGGGGCATCGCCCACGTGTACGCATCGTTCAACAACACGCTCATCACCATCACCGACCAGACCGGTGCCGAGACCATCGCCAAATCCAGCGGTGGGACCGTCGTGAAGCAGAACCGCGACGAAGCGTCGCCGTACGCGGCGATGCAGATGGCCGAAGTCGTGGCCGAGGAGGTCAAGGCGGCGGGCATCGACGGCGTCCACGTCCGCGTTCGCGGTCCCGGCGGGAACCTCAACAAGTCCCCCGGCCCCGGCGCACAGGCAACTATCCGAGCGCTCGCCCGTGCCGGACTCGAAATCGGCCGCATCGAAGACGTGACGCCGATTCCGCACGACGGCACGCGCGCTCCCAAAAACCGTAGGTTCTGAAAACGATGGCAGACGAGTTCGAGGTCGAGTTCATCGAACGCGAAGAACGGTCGGCGAGGTTCGTCGTCCGCGGGCTGACGCCCGCGATAGCGAACGGCATCCGCCGTGCGATGATCACCGACGTCCCGACGTTGTCCA contains the following coding sequences:
- a CDS encoding HalOD1 output domain-containing protein; amino-acid sequence: MDRPGNSKRDSTKEPNRASSTERSTDSDFSESTASVDEFVTARRTEVASATYDPDDPDTLTFAVAKALARAKNTEPLQLQPPIGNVIDLGFAEAVLSSNAAPEATPMRYVGFTYDEYEVVVFSTGEVNVYELPQQR
- a CDS encoding PAS domain-containing sensor histidine kinase → MGPSDSAPDATREDVRNFFSRLDKPGTPLTTAEVAEKLECTDRTAQHNLEALTELGELQTRQLDNQNQIWWQSRGRSEPAGQQSDIEEFGAFVCAVEDYAIFMLDSDGEIASWNEGAERIKGYTEDEIIGEHISNFYTDADIDDGVPHTNLETAATEGPVEDEGWRVRKDGSRFWANVVITAIRDEDGTLQGFTKVTRDMTERREYEQQLRQERDFTQQILETVPVSICTVTPDGEFARANRQALEHIDGEESDLTEYTVDSWELYDGEGNPIPTDEWPWTQVTDTGDPVYDYQCQVDLPDIGRRWLSINAAPIEGDQSEDDRVVFTADDITEQKERERQLRRESKQTEKLLRTAPIAIAVQNAEGEMVLANQRAQEALGLSEQEIIEEPDDVDDWEVYDAFGDQTAPHETPSSRVLTTGEAVLDEELVIDPPSGEQMQFRINAAPLFGPDGTVERVITAGEDITELKRRERQLEQRKSELETELSGILGRISDAFYALDEEWQFTHINDRAVEIFQQPEDELLGRSIWEVFPEETEGTIWENFHTAMDTQETVSFELYVEEIDSWLEFNVYPSETGLSIYFRDITDRKANEQELAMYETIIETIHEAIYVLDDDLQFTMVNEAFTELTGYARDELLGEHASLVVDEETIERGTGLRGELADGKEVSPTLEIAIETVNDNRIPVEGSFTPLLYSDGEHKRIGVLRDITERKESRRKLEESERRYRTLVEHFPNGAVALFDEDLCYTTAGGELMNVMGTALEDRIGTSIHDLYPDELLEEIEPYFHAALEGDEHSFEAEYLGRHLLAYTLPIQNADDEVYAGMLVVQDITEFKETQRRLEASNERLEQFAYAASHDLQEPLRMISSYLQLVEQRYADVLDEDGEEFLEFAVDGAKRMRDMIDALLTYSRIETQGDPFEPVDLDTVLEDVRENLQMRIGETETTIRTEPLPNVQGDATQLRQVFQNLISNAIEYAGDEPPQVHISAERTGHGWVVSVRDEGIGIDPDDAHRIFEVFQSLHGRADHSGTGIGLALCKRIVERHGGEIWVESEPEEGATFSFTLPVGGECNE
- a CDS encoding DUF2064 domain-containing protein; the encoded protein is MTVVAVFADPPRPGLVLSDLAETSPLTEAEAAEFYAAMLKDAFLAAVRSGGELLVNYRPDDLLPDEFVTDEPAAAAVRALAADTLGDLSDVRVEKQVGSTFDARAGNTVSHLLGTEGEQSVAVVRGNAPFLTRTLVDSAAMKLRSAPVVLGPSMSGRCYYAAFSEPIDFTESFTHPEIETLAAHGHDAGLDVDFVPMQPTVETGEDLLTVLPMLHARREAGRIVPKHTAKFVAELGLRVVEDGEPTVVRN
- a CDS encoding Mrp/NBP35 family ATP-binding protein — its product is MNEADVRDLLRGVEDPDLGEDIVSLGLVNAVEVDEGVARVSLALGAPYAPNETHIATRVRDVLSEAGLEAELSAKTPSSLSESEQVLPGVKNVIAVASGKGGVGKSTVAVNLAAGLSQLGARVGLFDADVYGPNVPRMVAADEHPQATAEETIVPPQKYGMKLMSMAFLVGEDDPVIWRGPMVHKILTQLVEDVEWGELDYLVLDLPPGTGDTQLTILQTLPLTGAVIVTTPQEVALDDARKGLRMFGTHDTNVLGVVENMSSFVCPDCGSSHDIFGSGGGKALAEETDLPYLGGIPLDPEVRTGGDGGEPIVLEEDDETADAFRVLTENVANNVGVVNRMKLRSQR
- a CDS encoding response regulator, whose amino-acid sequence is MSEQDCTKEPADILLVEDNPGDVRLTEEAFNECRITNTLHVVGDGIEALDFLYQRGDHADAPRPDLILLDLNLPRKNGDEVLEEIAENRELSRIPVLVLTSSKSEADIVRSYDLHANAYLTKPVNPEVFVEMVRTFEQFWFSIVQLPPKERG
- a CDS encoding uracil-DNA glycosylase encodes the protein MDAHQHTLENPFSMDENCTNCPALCETRESLVHGYGDVGAEFLFVGEMPSAGADEAGVPFVGDAAGERLQYILGELGFSRSSPESTEPDLQNVFLTNLTRCRHPEREPTDVEIETCEPYLNAEVRMINPQIIVPVGQRALEALAFDYTTRRVESFDVEAEHATTIRGRGFELVPMVELDRQTDEQTEAFVEHVTENVFGRDYRQTKGRRGR
- a CDS encoding DUF7571 family protein, whose amino-acid sequence is MKPCHNCQAVIDEYILDKQLEPLRDLTVDDFNVCADCATIATDACVKCGGAVYVPRGESVTPDYCPACRSDLIDLTDHDPGWYRDSMSL
- a CDS encoding cold-shock protein → MANGKVDFFNDTGGYGFISTDDGDLDDDEDVFFHMEDVGGEDLTEGTEVEFDIESSPKGPRAANVVRT